The DNA sequence GCTTACCAGCTTTTTTTCGATTTCCAAAACTCCGGCGTTAGAAAGACCAGCAGGGTAAAGAGTTCCAGCCTGCCCAGCAGCATACACGCTGTCAAAACAATTTTCCCGAAAGGTTCAATCGGTGCATAGGTAAACATCGGTCCGACGACGCCAAACCCTGGTCCAACGTTGCTGAGATTCGCAATAACTGCCGACATCGCATCAAAAGGCTCCAGACCTGTACCGGCCAAAAGAATAGACCCGATAGCAAACGTCAGGAAGTAAACGAAGAAAAACCGTCCCACATTACTCAGCACTGTCGTGTCAATCACTTTATCCTGAACAACAATATTGACTACCAAGCGCGGATGGATCGCTTGTCTGAGCTGAGCCAGACCCATTTTGACCAATAAAATTACTCTGGACACTTTTAAACCACCGGCAGTGGATCCGGCACTCGCGCCGATGAACATTAAAAAAAATAAAATCAATTTTGCTAGCCCCGACCACTGGTCAAAATCAGTAGATGCAAATCCGGTAGTCGTCATCAGCGTTACCACTTGAAAGACGGAATGTCTCAGAGCAGCAAGTGATCCCCAGCCCTGCTGGATGACAAGTGAACCGGTGATAATGAGCGTAGACACAACAACTATTAAAAAATAATATTTCAATTCCGTATCTTTGAGCGGACGCAAAGAACGTTTCCGCCAAGCCTGGACGAAAAGACTGAAGTTTGAACCTGCGATAAACATGAAAATGGTCAGAACAAGCTCAATAGGGAAAGAATTGTAGGCAGCAATACTTGCCGAGCGCGTGGAGAAGCCGCCTGTCGCCACAGTGGCAAAGGCATGGTTCACCGCATCAAAAAGGGACATCCCCGCGAACAACAGCAGCACAATCGTCGCCACTGTAAGCCCTGCGTAGATCCCCCAGAGAATCAGCGCAGTATCTTTGATTCTCGGAACAATCTTCTCGGAAATCGGTCCAGGGACTTCGGAGTTAAAGATGTGGACTGCCCCAATGCCAAGGTTCGGGAGGAGTACAATAAACATC is a window from the Dehalobacter sp. DCA genome containing:
- a CDS encoding TrkH family potassium uptake protein, with amino-acid sequence MNFTLLENILGRFLIAYSFAMVVPIAVALFFQEKVGWAFLISFCVTVIVGTVMRLHGKVEGKISVREGFAVVGGAWIFASLFGALPFIISGVVPTYIDALFEVVSGLTTTGSSVLSNLEVLPRSILFWRSLTHWMGGMGIIVMFIVLLPNLGIGAVHIFNSEVPGPISEKIVPRIKDTALILWGIYAGLTVATIVLLLFAGMSLFDAVNHAFATVATGGFSTRSASIAAYNSFPIELVLTIFMFIAGSNFSLFVQAWRKRSLRPLKDTELKYYFLIVVVSTLIITGSLVIQQGWGSLAALRHSVFQVVTLMTTTGFASTDFDQWSGLAKLILFFLMFIGASAGSTAGGLKVSRVILLVKMGLAQLRQAIHPRLVVNIVVQDKVIDTTVLSNVGRFFFVYFLTFAIGSILLAGTGLEPFDAMSAVIANLSNVGPGFGVVGPMFTYAPIEPFGKIVLTACMLLGRLELFTLLVFLTPEFWKSKKSW